A region of Salvelinus alpinus chromosome 24, SLU_Salpinus.1, whole genome shotgun sequence DNA encodes the following proteins:
- the LOC139552037 gene encoding ectoderm-neural cortex protein 1: MKMSVCVHENRKSRASTGSMNIYLFHKSSYADSVLMHLNTLRQQRLFTDVLLHAGSRSFPCHRAVLAACSRYFEAMFSGGLKESQASEVDFRDSIHPEVLELLLDYAYTSRVVINEENAESLLEAGDMLEFQDIRDACAEFLERNLHPSNCLGMLLLSDAHQCTKLSELSWGMCLSNFPTICKTEDFLQLPKDMVVQLLSHEELETEDERLVYEAALNWVNYDLERRHCNLPELLQTVRLALLPAIFLMENVSTEELINDQLKSKELVDEAIHCKLKILQNDGVVKSPCARPRKTSHALFLLGGQTFMCDKLYLVDQKAKEIIPKADIPSPRKEFSACAIGCNVYVTGGRGSENGVSKDVWVYDTLHEEWSKAAPMLIARFGHGSAELKHCLYVVGGHTAGTGCLPASPSVSLKQVEQFDPVANKWTMVAPLREGVSNAAVVSVKLKLFAFGGTSVTHDKLPKVQCYDPQENRWTVPASCPQPWRYTAAAVLGNQIFVMGGDTEFSACSAYKFSSDTYQWTKVGDVTAKRMSCQAVASGNKLYVVGGYFGTQRCKTLDCYDPTLDAWNSITTVPYSLIPTAFVSTWKHLPA, encoded by the exons ATGAAAATGTCTGTCTGCGTCCACGAGAACCGCAAGTCGCGTGCCAGCACCGGCTCCATGAACATCTACCTGTTCCACAAGTCATCGTATGCCGACAGCGTCCTCATGCACCTGAACACACTGCGGCAGCAGCGTCTCTTCACCGACGTCCTCCTCCATGCCGGTAGTCGCTCCTTCCCCTGCCACCGTGCTGTGCTGGCTGCCTGCAGCCGCTACTTTGAG GCCATGTTCTCTGGCGGGCTGAAGGAGAGCCAGGCCAGCGAGGTGGACTTCAGGGACTCCATCCACCCGGAGGTCCTGGAGCTCTTATTAGACTATGCTTACACATCCCGGGTTGTCATCAACGAGGAGAATGCAGAGTCCCTCCTTGAGGCCGGGGACATGCTGGAGTTCCAGGACATCCGGGACGCCTGCGCCGAGTTCCTGGAGAGGAACCTGCACCCGTCCAACTGCCTGGGCATGCTGCTGCTGTCCGACGCTCACCAGTGTACGAAGCTGTCTGAGCTCTCCTGGGGCATGTGCCTCAGCAACTTCCCCACCATCTGCAAGACAGAGGATTTCCTCCAGCTTCCCAAAGACATGGTGGTGCAGCTCCTGTCCCACGAGGAGCTGGAGACAGAGGATGAGAGGCTGGTCTACGAGGCTGCCCTCAACTGGGTCAACTACGACTTGGAGAGGAGGCACTGCAACCTGCCTGAGCTGCTGCAGACCGTCCGCCTGGCTCTACTCCCTGCCATCTTCCTCATGGAGAATGTGTCCACAGAGGAGCTGATCAATGACCAGTTGAAGAGCAAAGAGCTGGTGGACGAGGCTATCCACTGCAAGCTGAAGATCCTTCAGAACGATGGTGTGGTGAAAAGCCCCTGCGCCCGGCCCAGGAAGACCAGCCACGCCCTGTTCCTGCTGGGAGGACAGACCTTTATGTGTGACAAGCTGTACCTGGTGGACCAGAAGGCCAAGGAGATCATCCCCAAGGCGGACATCCCCAGCCCCAGGAAGGAGTTCAGCGCCTGCGCCATCGGCTGTAATGTCTATGTGACTGGCGGGAGAGGCTCAGAGAACGGCGTGTCCAAAGACGTGTGGGTCTACGACACCTTGCACGAGGAGTGGTCCAAGGCGGCGCCCATGCTCATCGCTCGCTTCGGCCACGGCTCGGCCGAGCTGAAACACTGCCTCTACGTAGTTGGAGGACACACGGCCGGCACCGGCTGCCTCCCCGCCTCGCCCTCAGTGTCCCTGAAACAGGTGGAGCAGTTCGACCCGGTGGCCAATAAATGGACCATGGTGGCGCCGCTGAGGGAGGGCGTGAGCAACGCAGCGGTGGTCAGCGTCAAGCTGAAACTCTTTGCCTTCGGAGGCACAAGCGTCACCCACGACAAACTACCCAAGGTGCAGTGCTATGACCCGCAGGAGAACCGCTGGACGGTGCCCGCCTCCTGCCCACAGCCCTGGCGCTACACTGCCGCTGCTGTCCTTGGGAACCAGATATTTGTGATGGGTGGGGACACGGAGTTCTCAGCGTGCTCAGCCTATAAGTTCAGCAGCGACACGTACCAGTGGACTAAAGTGGGAGACGTGACAGCCAAGAGAATGAGCTGCCAGGCCGTGGCGTCAGGTAACAAACTGTACGTGGTGGGGGGCTACTTTGGCACGCAGCGGTGTAAGACACTGGACTGTTATGATCCGACGCTGGACGCGTGGAACAGCATAACTACCGTACCCTATTCCCTCATCCCAACAGCCTTCGTCAGCACCTGGAAACATCTCCCTGCCTGA